In a genomic window of Virgibacillus sp. SK37:
- a CDS encoding DUF4178 domain-containing protein, which produces MGFFSKLFSSKKDKPEVKERTALTIQVGDIVTYDLIDYEVVGKITYRDGGYEWLGYQLLEGKNTLWLSAEMDDELELGIYKKIQLPVSTPYPKEMSYENRKYYLEESGKANVVGEGRSANINGSQTHYADYSDSEEEHFLSFETWGTETEASYGYPIEEFELKILAGTI; this is translated from the coding sequence ATGGGATTCTTTTCCAAGCTTTTTAGCAGTAAAAAGGATAAACCTGAAGTGAAGGAGAGAACTGCATTAACAATTCAAGTTGGAGATATTGTTACTTATGACTTAATCGATTATGAGGTGGTAGGTAAAATCACATATCGGGATGGTGGTTATGAGTGGCTTGGTTATCAATTATTAGAGGGTAAAAATACATTATGGTTATCCGCTGAGATGGATGACGAACTTGAATTAGGTATTTACAAGAAGATACAGCTACCTGTTTCTACGCCCTACCCAAAAGAAATGTCGTATGAAAACAGAAAATATTATTTAGAAGAATCAGGTAAGGCAAATGTTGTTGGAGAAGGAAGAAGCGCTAATATAAATGGTAGCCAAACTCATTATGCTGACTATAGTGATTCTGAAGAAGAACATTTTTTAAGCTTTGAAACATGGGGAACTGAAACAGAAGCGAGTTATGGTTATCCTATTGAAGAATTTGAATTGAAAATATTAGCAGGAACTATATAG
- a CDS encoding PspA/IM30 family protein, with protein MFKFFGRMKTVVSSELNAMLDKAEDPVKMLDQFMRDMSEDIREAEAAVAKQIANEKMLKRKANDAKALVEKRQKQAEQAIEAGNEDLARRALQDKNEHESNANSLNESWERAKQDADTLRNKLEEMKKEYQEMKLKKDSLKARAESARTRTKMNRTMSSIGSDDSKRGFERMEEKVMQYEAEAETSEDMSQSSRSLDDEFEELNNDNVDDELAALKKKMGKE; from the coding sequence ATGTTTAAATTTTTTGGTCGAATGAAAACAGTTGTCAGTTCAGAATTAAATGCTATGTTGGATAAAGCAGAAGATCCTGTGAAAATGCTTGACCAGTTTATGCGTGACATGTCTGAAGATATTCGTGAGGCAGAAGCAGCTGTAGCTAAGCAAATCGCAAACGAAAAAATGTTAAAACGTAAAGCAAATGATGCGAAAGCTCTTGTAGAAAAGAGACAGAAACAAGCAGAACAAGCAATTGAAGCTGGCAATGAAGATTTGGCAAGACGCGCACTTCAAGATAAGAATGAACATGAATCAAATGCCAACAGCTTAAATGAATCATGGGAACGTGCTAAACAGGATGCTGACACGCTTCGTAATAAATTGGAAGAAATGAAAAAGGAATACCAAGAAATGAAATTGAAAAAGGATTCCTTAAAAGCACGTGCTGAATCAGCAAGAACCCGCACAAAAATGAATCGTACCATGTCTTCTATTGGTAGTGATGATTCCAAACGTGGATTTGAACGAATGGAAGAAAAAGTAATGCAATATGAGGCAGAAGCAGAGACAAGTGAAGATATGTCTCAATCAAGCCGTTCATTGGATGATGAGTTTGAAGAATTGAATAACGATAATGTCGATGATGAACTTGCAGCATTAAAAAAGAAAATGGGGAAAGAATAA
- a CDS encoding DUF4247 domain-containing protein, whose translation MNKKWLMLGFFSLLILLLTACSDRGMDEEISITSEELPDEPEKNELISSIKADESYEIDDLIEAHFPLIDVVNGDTYDAEVFATKRFNREELVSLLASVIEPREISEEKDQQQIMVYQDDFVTVKPSEDDSSVMVIEVASKEFVRNNYAPSFLSTYFTYRLLDSMLGNNWSDRRARECQNGGCYGGYSGGAYGTPKRGNTSYRGGGPGAGK comes from the coding sequence TTGAATAAAAAATGGCTGATGCTTGGATTTTTCTCTCTCTTGATCCTATTGCTCACTGCATGTTCAGACAGAGGCATGGATGAAGAAATAAGCATTACTTCTGAAGAACTACCAGATGAACCGGAAAAAAATGAACTTATATCCTCTATTAAAGCAGATGAAAGTTATGAAATTGATGACTTAATAGAAGCTCATTTTCCATTAATAGATGTAGTGAATGGTGATACATATGATGCGGAAGTATTTGCAACTAAGCGATTTAATCGGGAGGAACTTGTTTCCTTGCTCGCTTCCGTGATAGAGCCTAGAGAGATTAGTGAAGAAAAGGATCAACAACAAATTATGGTTTATCAAGATGACTTTGTTACTGTTAAACCAAGTGAAGACGACAGTAGTGTAATGGTAATTGAAGTGGCAAGTAAAGAATTTGTACGTAATAATTACGCACCCAGTTTTTTAAGCACGTATTTCACGTATCGGCTGCTTGATAGTATGCTTGGAAACAATTGGAGCGACCGACGTGCCCGAGAATGCCAAAATGGTGGTTGCTATGGCGGATATAGTGGTGGCGCTTATGGTACACCAAAACGAGGAAATACCAGTTATCGCGGAGGCGGGCCTGGTGCAGGGAAATAA
- a CDS encoding DUF350 domain-containing protein: MEPFIATLLYFVISIVIVIIGLIIFENMTRKYKDMEEVKNGNEAVALSILGKIIGICVVLAFAIYNSSVIYETIIWGIVGVVLQMVAYGLFDLFTKSFSVQDELLKNNKAVGLISVGVSIGLALVIGASIT; this comes from the coding sequence ATGGAACCATTTATTGCAACACTTTTGTATTTTGTAATATCAATTGTAATAGTTATTATTGGATTAATTATATTTGAAAACATGACGAGAAAATATAAGGACATGGAAGAAGTAAAGAATGGAAACGAAGCAGTGGCATTGTCCATCCTAGGGAAAATAATCGGTATTTGCGTTGTATTAGCATTTGCAATATATAACAGTTCTGTTATTTATGAAACGATCATCTGGGGAATTGTAGGAGTAGTTCTGCAGATGGTTGCTTATGGCCTTTTTGATCTTTTTACCAAGAGCTTTTCTGTGCAGGATGAATTACTGAAAAACAATAAAGCAGTAGGTCTTATTTCAGTTGGTGTATCGATTGGTTTAGCACTTGTTATCGGAGCTTCTATTACATAA
- a CDS encoding polyamine aminopropyltransferase: protein MKNSAERNSNIIYWASGIVSICGIIFEVLFGALGSYILGDGVKQYTLIISLFLTGMGIGASLSEKVMKHLIIAFVYVEFGVAVIGGFSSFTMFGITAFAPEGTDAFYLYLITLVIGALTGFELPILIRKANEIGVTLNKSTARVLFSDYAGGLIGGLLFVFLLRPQFGMVKSAFLVGCINVTVALVVLWLFRKEIKYFSVHAVIGTGIAILLIIGLFFGEELAFTFEQKLYKDPILHMEESSYQKIILTRDEEDVRLYLDGSLQLSSTDEHRYHEVLVHPAMSSVPQPKNVLILGGGDGVAAKEVLKYDTVENVTLVDLDPAVIDLANTNKYLLELNDGSLKNNKVHVKNKDAFQFLEKSIVFYDVVLVDLPDPNNESLNKLYTKEFYSLVRNHLSPEGTMMVQATSPVFATEVYWTISETISSTGLNTENLHIDVPSFGNWGFVMASRKDIELDELKITVPTRYLKSELLPSLAVFGKDEDGDIEGRNGKDLTLKPNTLIDPHLIQIYEKAWKNY from the coding sequence GTGAAAAATTCAGCCGAAAGAAATAGTAACATCATTTACTGGGCTTCGGGAATTGTATCCATATGTGGTATTATTTTCGAAGTGCTTTTCGGGGCACTTGGTTCGTACATACTAGGCGATGGAGTAAAACAATATACACTTATTATCTCTCTATTTTTAACTGGGATGGGAATTGGAGCCAGTTTAAGTGAAAAGGTAATGAAACATTTGATTATTGCCTTCGTGTATGTTGAATTTGGTGTAGCAGTGATTGGAGGCTTTTCCAGCTTTACCATGTTTGGTATAACTGCTTTTGCTCCAGAAGGAACGGATGCATTCTATTTATATCTCATTACATTAGTGATCGGTGCATTAACAGGTTTTGAACTACCTATTTTAATAAGGAAAGCAAATGAGATTGGTGTTACATTAAATAAGAGTACCGCAAGAGTCCTTTTTTCTGATTATGCAGGTGGGTTAATCGGAGGATTATTGTTTGTATTTTTATTACGTCCCCAGTTTGGCATGGTTAAATCTGCCTTCTTGGTAGGCTGTATTAATGTAACGGTAGCATTAGTTGTCTTATGGCTATTTCGAAAAGAGATTAAATACTTTAGTGTACATGCAGTTATTGGGACAGGTATCGCAATTCTTTTGATAATTGGACTGTTTTTTGGTGAGGAGCTCGCCTTTACATTTGAACAAAAGCTATATAAAGACCCCATTCTCCACATGGAAGAAAGTAGTTACCAAAAGATTATTCTTACACGTGATGAGGAGGATGTTCGCCTGTATTTAGATGGTTCGTTACAGTTAAGTTCGACAGATGAGCATCGCTATCATGAAGTGTTGGTACACCCTGCGATGTCATCTGTACCACAACCAAAAAATGTCCTCATTTTAGGCGGTGGGGATGGCGTGGCTGCGAAGGAAGTGTTGAAGTATGATACGGTGGAGAATGTTACACTTGTTGATCTTGATCCAGCAGTCATAGATCTTGCGAACACCAACAAATATTTACTTGAATTAAACGACGGATCACTAAAAAATAATAAAGTACACGTAAAAAATAAAGATGCCTTTCAGTTTCTCGAAAAGTCTATAGTGTTTTATGATGTTGTTCTCGTTGATTTACCTGATCCGAATAATGAGAGCTTGAATAAGCTTTATACGAAAGAATTTTATTCACTGGTCCGTAATCATTTATCACCAGAAGGAACCATGATGGTACAGGCAACAAGTCCGGTTTTTGCAACAGAAGTATACTGGACCATCTCGGAGACCATTTCCTCTACAGGTTTAAATACAGAAAATCTGCACATTGATGTACCAAGTTTTGGTAATTGGGGCTTTGTAATGGCAAGCAGAAAAGATATCGAATTGGATGAATTGAAAATAACTGTTCCAACTAGATATCTAAAGTCGGAACTGCTTCCTAGTCTTGCTGTTTTTGGTAAGGATGAAGACGGTGATATAGAGGGAAGGAATGGAAAAGACCTAACCTTAAAACCAAATACATTAATTGATCCACACTTAATACAAATTTATGAAAAAGCTTGGAAAAACTATTAG
- a CDS encoding metal-dependent hydrolase has protein sequence MKVSYHGHSVVRVETDSHKILIDPFISGNEACDLDPNTVEADVILLTHGHNDHVGDTFDIAKRNDALVVAPNELAVYLGFKGLNTHPMHIGGANEFDFGNVKFTQAFHGSSYTEEDNTIVYTGMPGGILLTIEGKTIYHMGDTALFTDLKMYGDMNDIDLAFVPIGDNFTMGPEDALIATDWIKAKTVVPVHYDTFPVIKQDPEDFASKVKTGEGKVMKIGEEMEL, from the coding sequence GTGAAAGTATCTTATCATGGTCATTCTGTTGTAAGGGTGGAAACAGACTCCCACAAAATTTTAATTGATCCGTTTATTTCCGGAAATGAAGCATGTGATTTAGATCCAAATACAGTGGAAGCAGATGTGATTTTACTAACACATGGTCATAATGATCACGTTGGTGATACGTTTGATATTGCTAAACGTAATGATGCCCTTGTAGTCGCGCCCAATGAATTGGCTGTTTACTTAGGTTTTAAAGGGTTGAACACACATCCAATGCATATTGGCGGTGCCAACGAATTTGATTTCGGTAATGTGAAATTCACACAGGCTTTTCACGGTTCCTCCTATACTGAAGAGGACAACACAATTGTTTATACAGGAATGCCTGGTGGAATTCTATTAACAATTGAAGGGAAAACCATTTACCATATGGGGGACACAGCGTTATTTACCGATTTAAAAATGTATGGTGACATGAATGATATTGATTTAGCATTTGTCCCAATTGGCGATAATTTCACAATGGGACCAGAGGATGCGTTAATCGCAACAGACTGGATTAAAGCGAAAACCGTAGTACCCGTTCACTATGACACCTTCCCTGTAATCAAGCAGGATCCAGAAGACTTTGCAAGCAAAGTAAAAACAGGAGAAGGAAAGGTAATGAAGATTGGGGAAGAGATGGAGTTGTAA
- a CDS encoding prepilin-type N-terminal cleavage/methylation domain-containing protein yields the protein MRIRQFKNEEGMTLVELLAALALFGLVVALSSGVIVQLMSSEQKTSASISLQQEANVVMSDLRNQFYNKDTNKICLPPDTPLKITEYNITNGEKKQLDSNKCINDVDYDESMEIDVTFSDTANKQEIPLQTSWARRKEHLLTLDKVDRCDDDGDDDDEDDEEDDDKDDNCDNGCDDDDEDFDDYIEGDIKDCFFNEEVKFSSHVNTGNGNPNCNKITFEEDAAFLKGLTIHNHVNMLAKDDLYIEDGLNVNNHVNLHVYDDLYIKKGLTVQNKSELTVEDDLCVLGGLAMKKHASLTVKEDLYLEGNIDIKGKLCVEGEFKNKEKYKDKLKKIGENCYTTK from the coding sequence ATGAGAATTCGACAATTTAAAAACGAAGAAGGAATGACCTTAGTAGAGCTGCTAGCAGCACTTGCCCTGTTTGGATTGGTCGTTGCATTATCTTCTGGTGTCATTGTGCAATTAATGAGCAGCGAACAAAAAACAAGTGCATCCATCTCCCTCCAACAAGAAGCAAATGTGGTTATGAGTGACCTGCGCAATCAATTTTATAACAAAGATACCAATAAAATATGTTTACCTCCGGATACCCCGTTAAAAATTACAGAGTACAATATTACCAATGGAGAAAAGAAGCAATTGGATAGCAATAAATGTATTAATGATGTGGATTATGACGAATCAATGGAGATTGACGTAACCTTTAGTGATACAGCAAACAAACAAGAAATCCCACTACAGACTTCCTGGGCCAGAAGAAAAGAACACCTCTTAACCTTAGACAAAGTCGATCGATGTGACGACGATGGTGATGACGATGATGAGGACGACGAAGAAGATGATGATAAAGATGATAACTGTGATAATGGCTGCGATGATGACGATGAAGATTTTGATGATTACATTGAGGGAGATATTAAGGATTGCTTTTTCAACGAAGAGGTTAAGTTTAGCAGCCATGTGAATACTGGTAATGGAAACCCTAACTGTAACAAAATAACTTTTGAAGAAGACGCAGCCTTTTTAAAAGGGCTCACAATTCATAATCACGTTAATATGTTAGCTAAAGATGATTTATATATAGAAGATGGCTTAAATGTAAATAATCACGTTAATCTTCATGTATATGATGATTTATATATAAAAAAAGGTTTAACTGTGCAAAATAAATCAGAGCTTACTGTAGAAGATGACTTATGTGTTCTAGGCGGGTTGGCTATGAAGAAGCATGCCAGTTTAACTGTGAAGGAAGACTTGTATCTGGAAGGAAATATTGATATTAAAGGTAAACTATGTGTAGAAGGTGAATTTAAAAATAAAGAAAAATATAAAGATAAGTTAAAAAAAATCGGAGAAAATTGTTATACAACGAAATAG
- a CDS encoding type II secretion system protein, with amino-acid sequence MYTKFKQMNSRGFTLIEIIASITILGVVIVALLPIFPQIFSWTKMTEDELGSSNLLGQVAEDIREIVIDEQLPICPSAVSLENIAPYPESEGYPYSVDVAVCQSEEEATLGLTRARIQILKDGKKISESYTYITGKEL; translated from the coding sequence TTGTATACTAAATTCAAACAAATGAATAGTAGGGGTTTTACCCTTATAGAAATTATAGCATCGATCACTATATTAGGAGTTGTTATTGTTGCTTTGTTACCGATATTTCCTCAAATCTTTAGCTGGACCAAAATGACGGAGGATGAACTTGGTTCGAGTAACCTGCTAGGTCAAGTAGCTGAGGACATTAGAGAAATAGTAATTGATGAACAGTTACCAATTTGCCCGAGTGCTGTATCATTAGAAAACATTGCGCCATATCCCGAATCGGAGGGGTATCCCTATTCAGTCGATGTTGCTGTCTGTCAATCCGAAGAAGAGGCGACATTAGGGCTAACGAGGGCCCGTATTCAAATTCTCAAAGACGGGAAAAAAATAAGTGAATCGTATACATATATTACAGGTAAAGAATTATGA
- a CDS encoding GspE/PulE family protein, which produces MITRKRLGDLLKEAGLVTEEQIMEALETKKDDQKLGDALLEHGYITERQLIEVLEFQLGLPHVSLYRYPVDENVLQFVPRDMAQKNYIIPLKFQDNSLMIAMKDPMDYYIIDDLELSTGFPISPVIAAKDDILFAINKYYFKSEKATIGDTEGATTDEAPIIRLLDQLLTTGIQLKASDIHIDPQEQHVNIRYRIDGRLQTENTVPKQMQNALIARIKILADLNITQTRLPQDGRIKTTVGVTPVDLRISCLPTVHGEKIVVRILDLNNALMNLDDLTFSKKNMDTYQELIQQPSGLILLTGPTGSGKTSTLYASIQRLNRDNVNIITIEDPVEFQMEGINQVQVSSAVGLTFANGLRSILRQDPNIIMVGEIRDQETAEIAIRASLTGHLVFSTIHTNSAIDTIPRLIDMGVEPYLVVSSLSGIVAQRLVRKICRDCRTEREPSKMEKEIFEKNEMEVERVYYGAGCNVCHQQGYRGRIAVQEVLAVDETIRSMLLNNRPVTEIRAYVAAQNFQFLIHDGLDKIKQGLTSMEEIMQVSIRL; this is translated from the coding sequence ATGATAACAAGAAAACGGCTTGGTGACTTGCTGAAGGAGGCGGGTCTGGTAACGGAAGAACAGATCATGGAAGCATTGGAAACAAAGAAGGATGATCAAAAATTAGGAGATGCCTTACTCGAACATGGTTATATAACAGAAAGACAGTTAATTGAAGTATTAGAGTTTCAACTCGGACTTCCACATGTCTCTTTATACCGTTATCCTGTGGATGAAAATGTCTTACAGTTTGTGCCAAGGGATATGGCCCAGAAAAACTATATCATCCCATTAAAGTTCCAGGATAATAGTTTAATGATCGCTATGAAGGACCCAATGGATTACTATATTATAGATGATCTCGAGCTATCTACCGGATTTCCTATTTCACCGGTAATTGCTGCTAAAGACGATATTCTTTTTGCTATTAATAAATATTATTTTAAATCAGAAAAAGCTACTATCGGCGATACGGAGGGAGCAACCACAGATGAAGCGCCAATTATAAGGTTGTTGGATCAACTTCTCACAACAGGTATTCAATTAAAGGCAAGTGATATACATATCGATCCACAGGAACAGCATGTCAATATCCGCTATCGGATTGATGGGAGACTGCAGACAGAGAACACGGTACCAAAACAAATGCAAAATGCTTTAATTGCACGGATTAAAATATTAGCTGATTTAAATATTACCCAAACCAGATTACCACAGGATGGGCGAATCAAAACAACAGTAGGTGTGACGCCTGTTGATTTACGGATTTCTTGTCTGCCGACAGTACACGGGGAAAAAATAGTAGTCCGGATTCTGGATTTAAACAATGCCTTAATGAACCTCGACGACTTAACTTTTTCTAAAAAAAATATGGATACATACCAGGAATTGATTCAACAGCCTTCTGGTCTGATTCTGCTAACAGGGCCAACTGGTTCTGGAAAGACATCGACATTGTATGCATCGATTCAGCGTCTTAACAGGGATAATGTGAATATTATTACTATTGAGGACCCAGTTGAATTTCAGATGGAAGGTATTAATCAGGTGCAAGTTAGTAGTGCAGTTGGTCTAACGTTTGCCAATGGATTAAGGTCGATCTTAAGACAGGATCCTAACATCATTATGGTCGGGGAAATACGTGACCAGGAAACAGCGGAGATAGCGATTCGTGCTTCTCTGACAGGACACCTTGTATTTAGCACCATACATACGAACAGTGCGATTGATACCATTCCGAGGTTGATTGATATGGGGGTAGAACCTTACCTAGTTGTTTCCTCCTTGTCTGGTATTGTAGCACAGCGTCTTGTCCGAAAAATTTGCCGGGATTGCAGAACGGAAAGAGAACCATCAAAAATGGAAAAGGAAATATTTGAGAAAAATGAAATGGAAGTGGAACGTGTATATTATGGCGCAGGGTGTAATGTTTGCCATCAGCAGGGCTATCGAGGGAGAATCGCCGTACAGGAGGTTCTGGCAGTGGATGAGACCATACGCAGCATGCTGCTTAACAATCGGCCTGTTACAGAAATCCGCGCCTATGTAGCAGCACAAAACTTTCAATTTTTAATTCACGACGGATTAGATAAAATTAAGCAAGGACTCACTTCCATGGAAGAAATTATGCAGGTTTCCATACGGCTATAA